The Xanthomonas sp. DAR 80977 nucleotide sequence CGGCGCTCAACTTGCCGAGGATTTCGGAAATCTGGGCAGCGATGTCTTCGGGGTGCCGATCGGCAGCAAACACGCTCCAACGCCCGGTCTTCTCCACGTACCGGTTTCCGGTCTTCTTGCCGATACGCACATCGTCTTTTGCGAACGCGTGGGTCGGCTCGCATCCCAGAAGCGCGGTCACCTCGGCGGGCACGAGGTCATCTCCGAAGACCCGGAACGAAACGACCGAAGACTCAGCGATCCCCATCTGCCTGCGAGCAACCCTTGGGCCGCATTGCAGCGGCGGCATCGCCAGTATGGCGCATCGTGGACCAGCTTCAAACGCCGGGGCCCAGGCAGTGTGCGCCTCCACGGGCCGAATGCGCCTGCCCCTCTCCGAGCATCACGTTCCAGCCAGGCCGAGGGCATCCGCTGCCTGTGCCATTCCCGCGTCAGAAATAACGCCAGAGCACGTAGATCAACAGGCACAACATGGGGACGCCGACGCAGAACACGATGGTCGCCGCGCGGGTGAGATGCCGCAGATCCGGGTTCCGTGCAGCTTGCTCGAGTGCGGCGGCGTCGATCGACATTGCCGGCATGTGATTGGGATCGCGCAACAGCTGCAGGGCGTCGGTCGCTTGCGCATTGACGCAGACGAAAACGGCCCATTGCGCTCCCATTCGCTGGGATTCTTCCTGTACCACGTGCGTCGGGATGCCCTTGGCACGCAGCAACGCCTGCACACGCATGAGCTCATCGGCATCATGGATTCGTACGATGTACTTCACTCTTCGCAGCCTTGTCG carries:
- a CDS encoding DUF4279 domain-containing protein, with the translated sequence MPAEVTALLGCEPTHAFAKDDVRIGKKTGNRYVEKTGRWSVFAADRHPEDIAAQISEILGKLSADPAVWDLLASRFTLDILCGVFMGSSNDGLELSPSVLGELSRRGVSLCLDIYDNSED